CAGTTGCCGCTGGTGCACACTATGTTGACCCAAAAAGTGATAACGGTACTTTAAACAATGGTTTATCTGTTGATGTTGATGGCGATGTACGCCCAACTATCAGTGGTGAATACTTTATCGCTAATAACGTTGGTGTTGAACTACTAGCTGCAATTCCTTTTCATCATGATTTCACACTAAATGATGCTACTGGTAAAGAAATACTTACAGGGAAAACTCAACATTTACCACCAACGCTTTCTCTACAATATCACTTCGATGATTATAACTTGCCTATGAATGTGAAACCGTTTATAGGTGTTGGTGTGAACTATACGACTTTCTTCAAGGAAAAACTTAATCAGCCTGGCGCTGATCTAAAGCTTGACGATAATGTTGGTATAGCTGGTCATATCGGTCTAGACATACCTTTTGCCCCAACTGAGGCTTTCCGTATCGATGCGCGTTATATGGACATCAAAACTGATGCTACTCTAAATGGTACTGATATTGGTGAAATCGACATTAGCCCTTGGGTTTATGGCGTTGCGTTTGTCAAACAGTTCTAATTTAGCCGTATCATAAGCTAAAGATTATGAATAAAAAAGCCAGCTTAATTGCTGGCTTTTTAGTGTCTGTCATTTATCTATAGTTGAAATACTTTAAAGTCGCTACCGTATTGCTGGTGTAAATTTTTTGCAGCCTCTGTCTGCGTAGGCACAGCAAGCAAGAAAAATTTGCACCAGTAGTACGTGTTGTATCG
This window of the Psychrobacter arcticus 273-4 genome carries:
- a CDS encoding OmpW/AlkL family protein produces the protein MKLQSLVLAAATALTMTTAFAVPAGTWTVAAGAHYVDPKSDNGTLNNGLSVDVDGDVRPTISGEYFIANNVGVELLAAIPFHHDFTLNDATGKEILTGKTQHLPPTLSLQYHFDDYNLPMNVKPFIGVGVNYTTFFKEKLNQPGADLKLDDNVGIAGHIGLDIPFAPTEAFRIDARYMDIKTDATLNGTDIGEIDISPWVYGVAFVKQF